TGGGAGTTCTTTGCCGACGGGACGTTTGCCCACGCCGTGGCGTCGGCCGAGCAGCGACAGCCCATCGCGCCGCGCGAACTGGGATGGTACACGGTGAAGGGATCGAAGATGCGGCTGTGGCAGTTCAAGTCGCGCGCCGACCGCACCGTGGAGTTCCAACTGCTCGAAGCAGGCGCGCTCGGGGCCGTGCTCGACGGCGTGAAGCTGCAAGCCGTCAGGTAGCGCCGCGCCATCGGTGCAGCGCCACCGCAGAGAGCCGTGTACATTGTCGGGCGCATGATTCGACCTGTCGCTCACAAGGCACGGCGCCCGCTGCGCGTGGCGCTGCTCGCGTCGGTGGCGCCGCTCGCCGTCTCCCTCGCCTCGTGCAAGGCGGGGGACGGGGCGGGGGTGGCCTGTCGCGTGACACACGTGGCGGTCACGGCCGCCAGCAGCACGATGCGCGTGGGCGATGCCGTCACGTTGCACGCGTCGGCCACCGCGCAGGGATGCAGCGCCGCCGAGTTGGCCCCGGCGTGGAGTTCGCAGGACGGCACCATCGCCAGCGTGAACGCCAGCGGCGTGGTCACGGCGCTCGCCGCCGGGTCGACGTCGATAGTGGCGAGCATCCGCGGCGTCCAGGCGCTGGCGCAGGTGACAGTCATGGCGCCTGTGGCCAGTGTGCGCGCCACGCCGGCGAGCGCTTCGCTGGTGACAGGAGAATCGTTGCAGCTCTCGGCGACGCCGCTGGATGCGCAGGGGGGCGCGCTGGCCGGCCGCACCGTGTCGTGGCAAAGCGGCGATGCATCGATCGCGACGGTCAGTGCGTCGGGACTCGTCACCGCCATCACCCCCGGCGGCCCCGTCACCGTCACCGCCAGCAGCGAGGGGCGTAGCGCGGCGGTGGCCATCACGGTCACGCCGCCGCCGCGCATCGCGCTCTCGGCCACCGCCGTCGACTTCACCGCGACCGCGGGACAGGCCAACCCCGCCGCGCAGTCCGTCGTCATCACCAACGCGGGTGGCGGGACGCTGGCGAACCTTGTCGCCGGGCCGGTGACGTATGGGGCAGGAGCGTCCGGCTGGTTGCAGCTGTCGCTCCCCGGGGCCGCCGCCGCACCGCTTGCGCTGCTGTCGCTGCAACCCGTGATCACCGCGCTCGCCGCGGGGCGGTACACCGCCACCGTCCCCGTCGCCGCTCCAGGGGCTTCCAACTCTCCGCAGCAGGTCAGCGTCTCGCTCACGATCCAGGCCACGACCGTGCGCAGCGTCACCGTGTCGCCGGCGCCCTTCCTCCTCGCCGTGGGGGGAAAGCAGCAGATGTCGGCCACCCTGCGCGACGCCGCCGGCGCGGTCGTCACGGGGCGCGCGGTGAGCTGGAGCAGCTCCAATCCGGCCGTTGCCGCCGTCGACGCCGCCACGGGGCTCGTCACCGCCGCCTCCACCGGTGTGGCGTCCATCAGCGCCACGGTGGACGGCGTCTCCGGTGCCGCGTTTGCCTACACGGGCACCGCCTCGGCGTACGATGGCGCCTGGCGCGGGAGCGCGGGTTCCGGGCGCACCATCACCTTCACCGTCTCGTTAGGACGCATCGCCTCGCTCGCCCTCAACGTGGGGACGCCGCCAGGTTCGCCCTGTTCGCTCACCTATACCGCGGCGCCGCTTACCCTGATCGCCGGCAACGCCTTCTCGTTCACCACCAGCGGCGGTACCGCCTCGGGAACCATCAGCGGGAGCTTTCTCTCCGCTGCCAGTGCCCAGGGGAGCTACGGGACGATCACCTTCGACGATTACCTGTGCCCGCCCACGCTCCTCGTGTCGGGGCAGGTTGCAGGTGCAACGTGGACGGCCTCCAGGCAGTAGGCGTTACGCCCTGTACCAGACCACG
This genomic stretch from Gemmatimonadaceae bacterium harbors:
- a CDS encoding Ig-like domain-containing protein; protein product: MIRPVAHKARRPLRVALLASVAPLAVSLASCKAGDGAGVACRVTHVAVTAASSTMRVGDAVTLHASATAQGCSAAELAPAWSSQDGTIASVNASGVVTALAAGSTSIVASIRGVQALAQVTVMAPVASVRATPASASLVTGESLQLSATPLDAQGGALAGRTVSWQSGDASIATVSASGLVTAITPGGPVTVTASSEGRSAAVAITVTPPPRIALSATAVDFTATAGQANPAAQSVVITNAGGGTLANLVAGPVTYGAGASGWLQLSLPGAAAAPLALLSLQPVITALAAGRYTATVPVAAPGASNSPQQVSVSLTIQATTVRSVTVSPAPFLLAVGGKQQMSATLRDAAGAVVTGRAVSWSSSNPAVAAVDAATGLVTAASTGVASISATVDGVSGAAFAYTGTASAYDGAWRGSAGSGRTITFTVSLGRIASLALNVGTPPGSPCSLTYTAAPLTLIAGNAFSFTTSGGTASGTISGSFLSAASAQGSYGTITFDDYLCPPTLLVSGQVAGATWTASRQ